The Kineosporiaceae bacterium genome includes a window with the following:
- a CDS encoding methylated-DNA--[protein]-cysteine S-methyltransferase, whose amino-acid sequence MWRPLDTPVGVLLLTATDVPIDGASGAALTGIYFQDHRGGADTRASTERLGRRDEGHAVLAAAAAQLAEYFAGTRTQFDLPLAAVGTAFQHRVWQALRQIPYGRTASYGDIARRLGLGPASSRAVGLANGANPISIVVPCHRVIGANGTLTGYGGGLERKQFLLDLEGDQLF is encoded by the coding sequence GTGTGGCGACCCCTCGACACCCCGGTGGGGGTGCTGCTGCTCACCGCCACCGATGTGCCGATCGACGGGGCGTCCGGTGCGGCCCTGACGGGGATCTACTTCCAGGATCACCGCGGCGGTGCCGACACCCGGGCGAGCACCGAACGGCTGGGCCGGCGGGACGAGGGCCACGCGGTGCTGGCAGCCGCGGCGGCTCAGCTGGCGGAGTACTTCGCCGGCACCCGGACCCAATTCGACCTGCCGCTGGCCGCGGTCGGGACGGCTTTCCAACACCGCGTGTGGCAGGCATTGCGCCAGATCCCCTACGGCCGGACCGCGAGCTATGGCGACATCGCGCGCCGCCTGGGGCTCGGCCCGGCGTCCTCGCGCGCTGTGGGGTTGGCCAATGGCGCCAACCCGATCTCGATCGTGGTGCCCTGCCACCGGGTGATCGGGGCGAACGGCACCCTCACCGGGTACGGCGGCGGGCTGGAGCGCAAGCAGTTCCTGCTCGATCTGGAGGGCGATCAGCTGTTCTGA
- a CDS encoding DUF559 domain-containing protein, translating into MARSTARFTAAEAVHRLGGRAARADLLAMTTGHELRRALAAGEVVRAADGIYVLPGLSQARIQAAAGRGVVSHESAAVLWGIELVFPPKTVHVTIPRGARPPVRKGVVFHQRRLPDTAVRGDVTSLLQTVLDCCESLPFPQALAVADGALRLDPDLLDQLLVAAGRPGRGRARRAAVARHVSPLAANPFESAVRGVLIDAGIDGFRPQVVIDTPGGQFRVDLADEQRRIVIEADSFSWHGDRAALDRDCRRYDELVRAGWTVLRFSWEQVMFDGAWLVAVVRDVVKRAA; encoded by the coding sequence GTGGCGAGATCGACGGCCAGGTTCACGGCGGCAGAGGCGGTGCATCGCCTGGGCGGTCGCGCAGCTCGTGCCGACCTGCTGGCCATGACCACGGGCCATGAGCTCCGCCGTGCTCTGGCGGCGGGCGAGGTGGTGCGGGCGGCCGATGGCATCTATGTCCTACCGGGTCTCAGCCAGGCCCGCATCCAGGCAGCCGCCGGGCGCGGAGTGGTCTCGCACGAATCTGCTGCGGTGTTGTGGGGGATCGAACTGGTCTTCCCGCCGAAGACCGTGCACGTGACGATCCCCCGGGGCGCCCGGCCACCAGTCCGCAAGGGCGTCGTGTTTCACCAGCGTCGGCTGCCCGACACGGCTGTGCGCGGGGATGTGACCTCGCTGCTCCAGACGGTGCTCGACTGTTGCGAGAGTCTGCCCTTCCCACAGGCGTTGGCCGTGGCCGACGGGGCACTTCGCCTGGATCCCGACCTGCTCGATCAGCTCCTCGTCGCGGCGGGGCGGCCGGGCCGGGGACGGGCTCGTCGAGCTGCTGTGGCTCGACATGTCAGCCCGTTGGCCGCGAATCCTTTCGAGTCCGCGGTGCGCGGCGTGTTGATCGACGCCGGGATCGACGGGTTCCGACCCCAGGTGGTGATCGACACCCCAGGTGGGCAGTTCCGCGTGGACCTGGCCGATGAACAGCGGCGCATCGTCATCGAGGCGGACAGCTTCAGCTGGCACGGCGATCGGGCCGCGCTCGATCGCGATTGCCGCCGGTACGACGAGTTGGTGCGTGCCGGATGGACGGTGCTGCGCTTCTCGTGGGAACAGGTGATGTTCGACGGCGCCTGGTTGGTGGCCGTGGTCCGCGATGTCGTGAAGCGGGCCGCCTGA
- a CDS encoding NAD(P)/FAD-dependent oxidoreductase: protein MSQPSVRTGVPGPRSPGDLIAATLSRTPMAGLIGSISRGEPDPPTVPAIHRLTDEQLMAAEVVVVASGPYPGPDAVAVAREISTRLEDDRPGRVVVLAHAPVRWHAELLASDEMSVPIPAHWAGPLLRGWAARGLDRPAAHAELVSLRAHLDRSFGVGALHGSGALMATGAVALLSRGRIAVETPGPPAESHVLSPHRIVLATGAGPRVPDVPGILETDWYTASDLFDLPALPASVVIVGAGSHGCEVAQGLVRLGVTVTLVDSAERPLPDLPDRAAEPVIRALAAEGVRMICGAPLAKVAPTLDGGAWVGTDGGGDVAAEALILATGRRPRTTGMDLPAGGVTVSGRGVIEVDERLRTATSTVLACGEVTGMTVYGAAPGPMARVVAANVVGRRSGMRWTAPVPALVTRTDPEVVALGQCEPQPGDAVAEAEGPHPDSSVRVVVGTTGGRGVFSVLAPLGGGTGRSVVGALLRGPGASEAVGQLVLALNAGIPAASLLDVEAPDGTWAAAVQGCIARALAG from the coding sequence ATGTCGCAGCCCTCGGTACGTACCGGCGTGCCCGGACCGCGCAGCCCGGGGGATCTCATCGCCGCGACGCTGAGCCGGACGCCCATGGCCGGCCTGATCGGGTCGATCTCGCGCGGCGAGCCGGACCCACCCACGGTGCCGGCGATCCACCGGCTGACGGACGAGCAGCTGATGGCGGCCGAGGTGGTCGTGGTCGCCTCGGGTCCCTACCCCGGCCCGGATGCCGTCGCCGTGGCGCGCGAGATCTCCACCCGGCTCGAGGACGATCGCCCCGGCCGCGTCGTGGTGCTGGCCCACGCTCCGGTGCGCTGGCACGCCGAGCTGCTCGCCAGCGACGAGATGAGCGTGCCGATCCCCGCCCACTGGGCCGGCCCGCTGCTGCGCGGCTGGGCTGCCCGCGGCCTCGATCGGCCCGCAGCCCACGCCGAGCTCGTCTCGCTCCGGGCTCACCTCGATCGGTCCTTCGGGGTCGGTGCGCTGCACGGCAGCGGCGCCCTGATGGCCACGGGAGCCGTGGCACTCCTCTCGCGAGGCCGAATCGCCGTCGAGACACCCGGTCCGCCCGCGGAATCCCATGTGCTGTCACCGCATCGCATCGTGCTCGCCACCGGCGCCGGCCCCCGGGTGCCCGACGTGCCCGGCATCCTCGAGACCGACTGGTACACCGCCTCCGACCTGTTCGACCTGCCCGCGCTGCCGGCCTCGGTGGTGATCGTCGGTGCCGGTTCCCATGGGTGCGAGGTGGCCCAGGGGCTGGTTCGCCTCGGCGTCACGGTCACCCTGGTCGACAGCGCCGAACGTCCGCTGCCGGACCTGCCGGACCGGGCCGCCGAGCCCGTGATCCGAGCCCTGGCCGCCGAGGGGGTGCGCATGATCTGCGGGGCGCCTCTGGCCAAGGTCGCCCCCACCCTGGACGGCGGCGCCTGGGTGGGCACCGACGGCGGTGGGGATGTCGCGGCCGAGGCCCTGATCCTGGCCACCGGACGTCGGCCCCGGACCACGGGCATGGACCTGCCGGCGGGCGGCGTGACGGTGTCCGGGCGAGGTGTGATCGAGGTCGACGAGCGTCTGCGCACGGCCACCAGCACGGTGCTGGCCTGCGGCGAGGTGACCGGCATGACGGTCTACGGCGCTGCCCCGGGGCCGATGGCCCGGGTGGTGGCGGCCAACGTCGTGGGTCGGCGCTCCGGAATGCGGTGGACGGCGCCGGTGCCGGCGCTGGTGACCCGCACCGACCCCGAGGTGGTGGCCTTGGGCCAGTGCGAACCGCAGCCGGGTGACGCGGTCGCCGAGGCCGAGGGCCCGCACCCGGACTCGTCGGTTCGGGTCGTGGTCGGCACCACCGGTGGTCGGGGAGTGTTCTCGGTGCTGGCGCCGCTCGGTGGCGGCACCGGCCGCTCGGTGGTCGGCGCGCTGTTGCGCGGCCCGGGGGCCAGCGAAGCCGTCGGCCAGCTGGTGCTGGCGCTCAACGCGGGCATCCCGGCGGCGTCTTTGCTGGACGTCGAGGCGCCCGACGGCACGTGGGCCGCCGCGGTGCAGGGGTGCATCGCCCGCGCCCTGGCCGGCTGA
- a CDS encoding patatin-like phospholipase family protein has protein sequence MTENPWRAVIRLQDRHRYLRMLEPHPPLMLDLDAALPRADHHLLHSPAAMTRTATNFPDPDHVSDYLAHSADLTMRGGTAAAVTYPLGVCALAEHYIFRRVGGSSAGAVTAALTAAAELGRTTPCVQPAAVPGNPGGDAAPAVQSGFAGLAEMIGWLAGQDVAGPALADGATHPDAPAWPERHRLTRMFQPAPGTRDAYRVLIALMRLPLGHTARERAVPLIAAVLAALRRGPRLIVVLVWLGALLAWLGGTAAVVRGASLPLPLTGLISLTLGVTTALAALAATAITCAIAVRSVLVRRPEAEHFGLVPGVQLPDMDAAPRGLLSRRLDRLIGVPAVGDVPAVVDWLTDRIDDLAGIPLGDNGSSDSRPALTFGELWLGRLGAPSAAETHQLRRAADDAQVRCIDLAVVTTNLAQSRPYTLPFLTAERAEREGASRFLFCRSCLAGVLPVRVVAQMILASPAQARESTCPRHDGEILHEVPDPWDMPVAAAVRMSMAMPGLVRAVPLYTLDVESPGPLQDPYGRVVAPTPPPPAVFVPRVQWFSDGGVTSNFPIHSFDALLPRWPTFGFNLAHLPTTPQGEEQLAEWVSVPAQDAAPRARTWRRVATPSAFVGALTGTALTWRDAMQADLPGVRGRIAVVRHGTGETDSALFLPQQTILALALRGFHAGQALRQRFTGPDGELTDQTQTDRHRWIRLRMALRAYRELSLDISARLPLYSDLAASYRVPESLTTWFTPPIAPGTTDPAWPDAAAAVTHLRALSAGGVLDWDTDYGAPPIDPDLRITPLE, from the coding sequence GTGACCGAGAACCCGTGGCGCGCCGTGATCCGGTTGCAGGATCGTCACCGGTACCTGCGGATGCTCGAACCCCACCCCCCACTGATGCTCGACCTGGACGCCGCGCTGCCCCGGGCCGATCACCACCTGCTGCACTCGCCGGCAGCCATGACGCGGACGGCGACCAACTTCCCCGATCCCGATCACGTCAGTGACTACCTGGCCCACTCGGCCGACCTCACGATGCGCGGCGGGACGGCGGCGGCGGTGACCTACCCGCTCGGGGTCTGCGCCCTGGCCGAGCACTACATCTTTCGTCGCGTGGGCGGGTCCTCGGCCGGCGCCGTGACCGCTGCGCTCACCGCCGCCGCCGAGCTGGGACGCACCACCCCGTGCGTGCAGCCGGCCGCCGTCCCCGGCAATCCCGGCGGCGACGCAGCGCCCGCCGTCCAGTCGGGGTTCGCCGGGCTCGCCGAGATGATCGGTTGGCTCGCCGGGCAGGACGTCGCCGGGCCCGCCCTGGCCGACGGCGCCACCCACCCCGATGCACCCGCCTGGCCCGAGCGCCACCGGCTGACCCGGATGTTCCAGCCCGCCCCCGGCACCCGGGATGCCTACCGCGTCCTGATCGCCCTGATGCGCCTGCCGCTGGGGCACACGGCCCGCGAGCGCGCCGTCCCCCTGATCGCCGCGGTGCTGGCCGCCCTGCGCCGCGGGCCGCGGCTGATCGTCGTCCTGGTGTGGCTGGGAGCCCTGCTGGCCTGGCTCGGTGGTACGGCCGCCGTCGTGCGCGGCGCGTCGTTGCCGTTGCCGCTGACCGGCCTGATCTCACTCACCCTGGGGGTGACCACGGCGCTGGCCGCGCTGGCGGCCACCGCGATCACCTGCGCGATCGCGGTGCGCTCGGTGCTGGTCCGGCGCCCCGAGGCGGAACACTTCGGGTTGGTTCCCGGGGTGCAGCTGCCCGACATGGACGCCGCGCCGCGTGGCCTGCTGTCCCGCCGGCTCGACCGCCTGATCGGCGTCCCGGCGGTGGGTGACGTGCCGGCCGTGGTGGACTGGCTCACCGACCGGATCGACGACCTGGCCGGAATCCCGTTGGGGGACAACGGCTCCAGCGACTCGCGCCCCGCCTTGACGTTCGGTGAACTGTGGCTCGGTCGACTCGGCGCACCGAGCGCCGCCGAGACCCACCAGCTGCGCCGAGCCGCGGACGACGCCCAGGTGCGGTGCATCGACCTGGCCGTGGTCACCACCAACCTCGCCCAGAGTCGCCCCTACACGCTGCCGTTCCTGACCGCCGAGCGGGCCGAGCGCGAGGGTGCGAGCCGATTCCTGTTCTGCCGCAGCTGTCTCGCCGGCGTCCTGCCGGTTCGCGTTGTCGCCCAGATGATCCTGGCCTCACCGGCGCAGGCCAGGGAATCCACCTGTCCCCGACACGACGGCGAGATCCTGCACGAGGTTCCCGACCCCTGGGACATGCCGGTGGCTGCCGCCGTGCGGATGAGCATGGCGATGCCCGGTCTGGTGCGGGCCGTCCCGCTGTACACCCTGGACGTCGAGTCCCCCGGCCCGCTACAGGACCCGTACGGGCGCGTCGTGGCCCCCACGCCGCCGCCCCCGGCCGTGTTCGTGCCTCGGGTGCAGTGGTTCAGCGACGGCGGTGTGACCAGCAACTTCCCGATCCACAGCTTCGATGCCCTGCTGCCACGCTGGCCCACGTTCGGCTTCAACCTGGCGCACCTGCCGACCACCCCGCAGGGTGAGGAGCAGCTCGCCGAGTGGGTGAGCGTGCCCGCCCAGGACGCCGCGCCCCGGGCCCGCACCTGGCGCCGGGTGGCCACGCCGAGCGCCTTCGTCGGAGCCCTGACCGGCACCGCCCTGACCTGGCGCGATGCGATGCAGGCGGACCTGCCCGGGGTCCGCGGTCGTATCGCGGTGGTACGTCACGGGACGGGCGAGACCGACAGTGCCCTGTTCCTGCCGCAGCAGACGATCCTCGCCCTGGCCCTGCGCGGGTTCCATGCGGGACAGGCTCTGCGGCAACGGTTCACCGGCCCGGACGGCGAACTCACCGACCAGACCCAGACCGACCGGCATCGCTGGATCCGGCTACGCATGGCGCTGCGGGCCTATCGCGAGCTGAGCCTGGACATCAGCGCCCGGTTGCCGTTGTACAGCGACCTCGCAGCCTCCTACCGGGTGCCGGAATCGCTGACGACCTGGTTCACGCCGCCGATCGCGCCCGGCACCACCGACCCGGCCTGGCCGGACGCGGCCGCCGCGGTGACACACCTGCGGGCGCTCTCGGCCGGTGGCGTGCTGGACTGGGACACCGACTACGGGGCACCACCGATCGACCCGGACCTGCGGATCACGCCACTCGAATAG
- a CDS encoding alpha/beta hydrolase, protein MDTGALSRWADLGGPVHYLDFGGPASGPLVVCVHGLGGAAVNWLALGPLLADRYRVLALDLPGFGLTRAAGRSTTVQANGELVRRFVAEVGGGPALWVGNSMGGLITLLAAAERPELVTGAALLDPAWFPRVRHRPNLLSSAVFAAYFTPGLGRAVVAGRRRARTAEQSVHDMLTFCCADPARVAPDVVAAHVRLTQQRAEVPGLALEFEVAARSVLSVIARRRRLAALAAGLSMPVLVLHGGRDRLVPVGAASELAAANPTWRYAVAPDAGHLPMLEVPDWTAEHFDRWIRDHGLLATSA, encoded by the coding sequence ATGGACACCGGGGCACTCTCGCGATGGGCCGACCTCGGTGGTCCCGTGCACTACCTCGACTTCGGCGGCCCGGCGTCCGGGCCGTTGGTGGTCTGCGTGCACGGTCTGGGCGGGGCCGCCGTGAACTGGCTCGCCCTGGGGCCGTTGCTGGCCGATCGCTACCGGGTGTTGGCCCTCGATCTGCCGGGGTTCGGCCTCACCCGCGCAGCGGGCCGCTCGACCACCGTGCAGGCCAACGGTGAGCTGGTGCGACGCTTCGTCGCCGAGGTCGGCGGCGGCCCTGCGCTCTGGGTGGGCAACTCGATGGGCGGGCTGATCACCCTGCTGGCGGCGGCGGAACGGCCCGAGCTGGTGACGGGCGCCGCTCTGCTCGATCCGGCGTGGTTCCCGCGGGTGCGTCACCGGCCGAACCTGTTGTCGTCCGCCGTGTTTGCCGCCTACTTCACCCCCGGGCTGGGTCGCGCGGTGGTGGCCGGACGCCGCCGCGCCCGCACGGCGGAGCAGTCGGTGCACGACATGCTGACGTTCTGCTGTGCCGATCCGGCGCGGGTGGCGCCCGACGTGGTGGCGGCCCATGTCCGCCTGACGCAGCAGCGGGCGGAGGTGCCGGGCCTGGCGCTCGAGTTCGAGGTCGCGGCGCGCTCGGTGCTGAGTGTGATCGCGCGGCGGCGACGCCTGGCGGCACTGGCCGCCGGGCTGTCGATGCCGGTGCTGGTGCTGCACGGCGGGCGGGACCGGCTGGTACCGGTGGGCGCGGCGTCCGAGTTGGCGGCGGCCAACCCGACCTGGCGCTACGCGGTGGCCCCGGATGCCGGTCACCTGCCGATGCTCGAGGTGCCCGACTGGACGGCGGAGCACTTCGATCGGTGGATCCGCGACCACGGGTTGCTCGCGACCTCGGCGTAG
- the cysK gene encoding cysteine synthase A — protein MQIYDDVTTLVGRTPLVRLNRIMDGAAATVVAKLEFYNPASSVKDRIGVSMIEAAEASGELKQGGTIVEATSGNTGIALAMVGAAKGYKVVLTMPESMSKERRALLRAYGAELVLTPAAEGMKGAVARAEAIGAESGAVLVRQFANQANPEVHRRTTFEEIWADTDGQVAALVSGIGTGGTITGVGQELKKRNADIRVVAVEPAASPILNGGQPAGHPIQGIGANFVPDILDRSVYDEVLDAPTEEAVAYARRAAKEEGLLVGISSGAALWAAAQVARREEFAGKIIVVIIPSYGERYLSTLLYSDLMD, from the coding sequence ATGCAGATCTACGACGACGTGACCACACTCGTCGGCCGTACCCCCCTGGTCCGGTTGAACCGAATCATGGACGGCGCTGCCGCCACGGTCGTGGCCAAGCTCGAGTTCTACAACCCGGCCAGCAGCGTCAAGGACCGGATCGGCGTCTCGATGATCGAGGCCGCCGAGGCCTCCGGTGAGCTGAAGCAGGGCGGCACGATCGTCGAGGCCACCTCGGGCAACACCGGCATCGCGTTGGCCATGGTCGGCGCGGCCAAGGGCTACAAGGTCGTGCTGACCATGCCCGAGTCGATGAGCAAGGAACGTCGGGCGCTGCTGCGGGCCTACGGCGCCGAGCTGGTGCTGACCCCCGCGGCCGAGGGCATGAAGGGTGCTGTGGCCCGGGCCGAGGCGATCGGTGCCGAGTCGGGCGCCGTCCTGGTGCGTCAGTTCGCCAACCAGGCCAACCCCGAGGTCCACCGCCGCACCACGTTCGAGGAGATCTGGGCCGACACCGACGGCCAGGTCGCCGCGCTGGTGTCGGGGATCGGCACCGGCGGCACCATCACCGGCGTCGGCCAGGAGCTCAAGAAGCGCAACGCGGACATCAGGGTTGTCGCCGTCGAGCCCGCGGCGTCGCCGATCCTCAACGGCGGTCAGCCGGCCGGTCACCCGATCCAGGGCATCGGCGCGAACTTCGTCCCCGACATCCTCGACCGGTCGGTCTACGACGAGGTGCTGGACGCCCCGACCGAGGAGGCCGTGGCCTACGCGCGGCGCGCAGCCAAGGAGGAGGGCCTGCTGGTCGGCATCTCCTCGGGAGCCGCGTTGTGGGCGGCAGCCCAGGTTGCGCGGCGCGAGGAATTCGCCGGGAAGATCATCGTCGTGATCATCCCCAGCTATGGCGAGCGCTACCTGTCGACCCTGCTCTACTCGGATCTGATGGATTGA
- the cysE gene encoding serine O-acetyltransferase produces the protein MAAEERIGWRLRLREDVDAAIARDPAVRSRVEVVLAYPGLHSIWVHHGVSHPLWVRGHRLAARLVSQWMRGRTGIEIHPGATIGRRFFIDHGNGVVIGETAEVGNDVMIYHDVTLGGRSLAKVKRHPTVEDGVTIGAGARVLGPIVIGAGAQIGANAVVVRDVPAGAVVVGIPGRARIPGGETLPESPTPASEIPGPGEIAVDPAIWI, from the coding sequence ATGGCGGCCGAGGAACGGATCGGCTGGCGGCTGCGGCTGCGCGAGGACGTCGATGCGGCCATCGCCCGCGACCCCGCGGTCCGCAGCAGGGTCGAGGTGGTGCTGGCCTACCCGGGGTTGCACTCGATCTGGGTTCACCACGGGGTCAGTCACCCGCTGTGGGTCCGGGGGCACCGGTTGGCGGCGCGGCTGGTCTCGCAGTGGATGCGGGGTCGGACCGGGATCGAGATCCACCCCGGGGCCACGATCGGACGGCGGTTCTTCATCGATCACGGCAACGGTGTGGTGATCGGCGAGACCGCCGAGGTGGGCAACGACGTGATGATCTACCACGACGTCACCCTGGGTGGTCGCAGCCTGGCCAAGGTGAAGCGCCACCCCACCGTCGAGGACGGCGTGACCATCGGGGCGGGAGCCCGCGTCCTGGGTCCGATCGTGATCGGTGCGGGAGCGCAGATCGGGGCCAACGCGGTCGTCGTCCGGGATGTGCCGGCCGGTGCGGTCGTGGTGGGCATCCCCGGTAGGGCACGGATCCCTGGGGGCGAGACGTTGCCCGAGTCACCCACGCCGGCCTCGGAGATCCCCGGTCCGGGTGAGATCGCGGTCGACCCGGCCATCTGGATCTGA
- a CDS encoding glycosyltransferase family 39 protein, translating to MELGRLRARHIVVGWLISRLALVVLVGLTGYLIGFDRDQRRADPWAWWAGRFSWADSFHYLRIADKGYLPPGLPCCDQAFFPGYPLAIRFLTPLLGGRPTLAGLLISHVAAAVAAVLLWRLAVRLTGDARVGVLAVLLLAVTPYGVFLSAVFTEALFLALSLGAWLAGVERRWWWAGMLAGLATVVRVNGVFLAAGLALMYLLQLRPAGTAGWDGGWRRPRVDALALLSPAIAVGGFVAYLHARTGSWTAWTDAQVIGWGRRTAWPWQGIQGGWHAIGHATTPDLFVAYVADVGFALAGVGLVLVLLWRRRWAETVYVAASVAVLLCSTTVQSSPRYALTWFPAYLVLAEGLVWLRDRRPGIWPSVVVIGLSLPVMGAIAIALAAHLWVA from the coding sequence GTGGAACTCGGGCGGCTGCGGGCACGGCACATCGTGGTGGGCTGGCTGATCAGTCGCCTCGCCCTGGTCGTCCTGGTGGGCCTGACCGGGTATCTCATCGGATTCGATCGCGATCAACGCCGGGCCGACCCGTGGGCCTGGTGGGCCGGCCGGTTCTCGTGGGCCGATTCCTTCCACTATCTGCGCATCGCCGACAAGGGCTACCTGCCGCCCGGCCTGCCGTGCTGTGACCAGGCCTTCTTCCCCGGGTATCCGCTGGCGATCCGGTTCCTGACCCCGCTGCTCGGTGGCCGGCCCACGCTGGCCGGGCTGCTGATCAGCCACGTCGCCGCGGCGGTGGCTGCCGTCCTGCTGTGGCGTCTGGCCGTCCGGCTCACCGGTGATGCCCGGGTGGGGGTGCTCGCCGTGCTGCTGCTGGCGGTCACCCCGTACGGGGTGTTCCTGTCGGCGGTGTTCACCGAGGCGTTGTTCCTGGCGTTGTCGCTGGGGGCGTGGCTGGCGGGGGTGGAACGCCGCTGGTGGTGGGCCGGGATGCTGGCCGGGCTGGCGACCGTCGTCCGGGTGAACGGGGTGTTCCTGGCTGCTGGGCTGGCGCTGATGTATCTGTTGCAGTTGCGCCCGGCCGGCACGGCGGGGTGGGACGGCGGGTGGCGGCGGCCGCGGGTCGACGCCCTCGCGTTGCTCAGCCCGGCGATCGCGGTCGGTGGCTTCGTCGCGTACCTGCACGCGCGCACGGGGTCCTGGACGGCGTGGACGGACGCGCAGGTGATCGGCTGGGGACGGCGGACCGCCTGGCCGTGGCAGGGGATTCAGGGAGGGTGGCACGCCATCGGCCATGCCACCACGCCGGACCTGTTCGTCGCCTACGTCGCGGACGTCGGCTTCGCGCTGGCCGGGGTCGGGTTGGTGCTGGTGTTGCTCTGGCGGCGGCGCTGGGCCGAGACGGTCTATGTCGCGGCGAGTGTCGCCGTCCTGCTCTGTTCGACCACGGTGCAGTCGTCGCCGCGCTATGCACTGACGTGGTTTCCGGCCTACCTGGTGCTGGCCGAGGGGCTGGTGTGGCTGCGCGATCGGCGCCCCGGGATCTGGCCGTCGGTGGTGGTGATCGGGCTGAGCCTGCCGGTCATGGGCGCGATCGCGATCGCGCTGGCGGCTCACCTCTGGGTGGCCTGA